The genomic DNA TCAGCCGTGCGCTCAAGGGCGAGCTCGCCGACGCGCTCGCGCGCGTCAAGGCCGATCCGGGCATCCGCGCCGTCGTCCTCACCGGCGCCGGCGACCAGGCCTTCAGCGCCGGCCAGGACCTCACCGAGGCGAAGGACATGAGCGGGCCCGAGGCGGAGGCGTGGGTGAGGGAGTTCGAGCTGCTCTACGACCAGATCCGCATGCTGCACGTGCCGGTCATCGCCGCCGTCAACGGCTGGGCGATGGGCGCCGGGTGCCAGTTGGCGCTCCTGGCGGACATCCGCATCTCCTCGGAGAACGCCCGCTACGGGATGCCCGAGATCCGCGACGGCATTCCCGCCGTCTTCGGGCTCGAGCTCCTGTGGGATACGGTCGGCATGAGCCGGGCCCTGTACCTCGTCCTCACCGGCGAGTCGCTCGACGCGCGTCAGGCCCTGGAGGCGGGGCTCACGATCAAGGTGGTCCCGCGCGCGCGGCTCCTGCCCGAGGCCGAGGCGCTCGCGCGGACACTGGCCGGCTA from Candidatus Methylomirabilota bacterium includes the following:
- a CDS encoding enoyl-CoA hydratase/isomerase family protein, with protein sequence MYQTIVWERKENVVVVTLDRPRVLNALSRALKGELADALARVKADPGIRAVVLTGAGDQAFSAGQDLTEAKDMSGPEAEAWVREFELLYDQIRMLHVPVIAAVNGWAMGAGCQLALLADIRISSENARYGMPEIRDGIPAVFGLELLWDTVGMSRALYLVLTGESLDARQALEAGLTIKVVPRARLLPEAEALARTLAGYAPIAMRQNRQYARRRTEADFRACARFCEGAHHASFAAGDARRGMEAFLAKHR